The Gemmatimonas aurantiaca T-27 DNA segment TTCCGTTCCCGTGATGATGGACAACGGTGACGTGGAAGTGTTCACGGGATATCGCGTGCTGTACAACACGTCACGCGGACCCGCCAAGGGCGGTATCCGCTTCGACATGAATGTGACGCAGGAAGAAGTGAAGGCGCTCGCCGCCTGGATGACCTGGAAGTGCGCCGTGGTGAACCTGCCGTTTGGTGGCGCCAAGGGCGGCGTGATTTGCGACCCGCTGATGGACACGTACTCCATGCATGTCGGTCGCACCGAGAACGCCGTCGTGACCGGCAAGCCGGTGGAGATGGGCGGTTCGCTGGGTCGTCGTGAAGCCACGGGTCGTGGCTGCATGCTGGTCACCAAGGAAGCGTTGGAACACCTGGGCATGCCGATGAAGGGCGCGACGGTGGCCGTGCAGGGGTTCGGCAACGTGGGCTCGGTGGCCGCGAAGCTGTTGGCCGAGCAGGGATGCCGTATCGTGGGCATCAGTGATCGCTTCGGCGCGTTCCACAACAAGAACGGTATCGATGTGGATGCGGCGATCGCGCACGTGAAGCAGCATCGCTCGCTCGAAGGTTTCACCGGTGGTGATGCCATCGACGCCGACGACATCCTGACGCTCGAAGTGGATGTGCTGGTGCCGGCCGCGCTGGAGAACGTGATCACCACGAAGAATGCGCCGAAGATCCGCGCCAAGGTGATCTGCGAAGGAGCGAACGGCCCCACCACGGCGGCGGCGGATCCGATCCTCGATGAGAAGGGTATCTTCGTGATCCCGGACAT contains these protein-coding regions:
- a CDS encoding Glu/Leu/Phe/Val family dehydrogenase, which produces MAIDLLRLPTDSIVRPDKDRFLNEENPFEAMMSRFDRAAELLDLEPGIYKILRNPEKQLTVSVPVMMDNGDVEVFTGYRVLYNTSRGPAKGGIRFDMNVTQEEVKALAAWMTWKCAVVNLPFGGAKGGVICDPLMDTYSMHVGRTENAVVTGKPVEMGGSLGRREATGRGCMLVTKEALEHLGMPMKGATVAVQGFGNVGSVAAKLLAEQGCRIVGISDRFGAFHNKNGIDVDAAIAHVKQHRSLEGFTGGDAIDADDILTLEVDVLVPAALENVITTKNAPKIRAKVICEGANGPTTAAADPILDEKGIFVIPDILANAGGVTVSYFEWVQDRMGYFWSEAVVNERLGDIMTRSFQDVLQLSKQHRVNMRTAAYMVSISRVATVHRLRGIYA